Proteins encoded by one window of Candidatus Melainabacteria bacterium:
- a CDS encoding diguanylate cyclase, whose amino-acid sequence MSLYDSFEQTQPGQAATTVTLQKMSAVPSVTDLMLALSTAQQNQTNIVELPWKSNNNPNNYIIKVTCSINAEEPTWFLHLGGDEDQPVLWNYETVDATLIHTLVLAECERTKYTAPIEQEPAGLELPLPDLSANNAPYLPREHEQHLPTTHGRTEVNTSLEWSDQMAPSASGYSLPPGNTGQPAANYQAGPPPPTVALQPAPGPANLQYTANTQTPSSEFPMTNEELSRQSVATAPRPLPAPVDLDRSAVDSIYKSFTNPDTGFISHGAFLFFLVNEFNRFQKDPKPLSVVRLDLCIRPMSPESTITPVPQKTLQEAGKRIFSVMRPLDWAAHYEQEFALLMPFTTRAEAGQLAQRIAHALTQSPLVPGLDPKMLGISMGVASMPEDCTHPGILLAAAQEAKTRARKAGVPVMLFNDGI is encoded by the coding sequence ATGTCGTTATACGATTCCTTCGAGCAAACACAACCGGGTCAGGCCGCAACAACGGTGACCCTGCAGAAAATGTCAGCCGTTCCCTCTGTCACAGATCTTATGTTGGCGCTATCAACAGCGCAGCAAAACCAAACCAACATCGTCGAACTTCCCTGGAAATCAAACAATAATCCAAACAATTACATAATCAAAGTGACATGCAGCATAAACGCTGAGGAACCCACGTGGTTCCTGCACCTTGGCGGTGACGAAGATCAACCCGTGCTCTGGAACTACGAAACAGTCGACGCCACTCTAATCCACACTCTCGTATTGGCAGAATGCGAGCGCACCAAATATACAGCACCGATTGAACAAGAACCTGCAGGCTTGGAGCTGCCGCTGCCCGATCTGAGCGCTAACAACGCTCCCTACCTGCCGCGCGAGCACGAACAACACCTTCCCACGACTCATGGCAGGACGGAAGTGAACACCAGTCTCGAGTGGAGCGATCAAATGGCGCCGTCAGCAAGTGGATACAGCCTACCTCCAGGTAACACAGGTCAGCCGGCGGCGAACTATCAAGCCGGGCCGCCGCCACCGACGGTTGCACTTCAACCAGCGCCCGGCCCAGCCAATCTGCAATACACAGCCAATACACAAACTCCATCAAGTGAATTTCCGATGACAAATGAAGAGCTTTCCAGACAGAGTGTAGCGACAGCACCAAGACCACTTCCCGCTCCAGTCGATCTGGACCGCTCGGCTGTAGACAGCATTTACAAGAGTTTCACCAATCCGGATACCGGCTTCATTTCGCACGGTGCCTTCCTCTTCTTCCTGGTCAATGAATTCAACCGGTTTCAAAAAGATCCCAAGCCACTATCAGTAGTGCGCTTGGATCTTTGCATCAGGCCGATGAGCCCGGAAAGTACAATCACGCCGGTGCCACAAAAGACTTTGCAAGAAGCCGGAAAGCGAATTTTTTCAGTAATGCGCCCGCTTGACTGGGCCGCCCATTACGAACAGGAATTTGCCCTCCTGATGCCATTCACAACGCGAGCTGAAGCCGGTCAACTAGCACAGCGCATCGCCCACGCTCTCACCCAGTCACCGCTCGTGCCAGGGCTCGACCCAAAAATGCTGGGAATCTCGATGGGTGTGGCTTCTATGCCTGAAGATTGCACACACCCGGGCATTCTGCTGGCAGCCGCTCAGGAGGCAAAAACCAGAGCTCGTAAAGCTGGCGTACCTGTTATGCTCTTTAATGACGGCATCTGA